In the Streptomyces fradiae ATCC 10745 = DSM 40063 genome, ACCGCGTGCAGTCGCGGGTTCACCGCCTCCAGACGGGCGAGGACCGCTTCGGTGACCTCGACGGCGGACAGTTCCTTGTTCCTGATGCGCGCGCTCAGTTCGTACGCGGAGGTGTAGATCGGCGGGTCGGCGGGCTCGGCGGCGTCCGCGGGCGTGCGCGGCGGTGCGTTCATCGGCGGTGCTCCCATGCGGGTCGGGGCCGGGCTTCAGTCGGCCGCTCGTACGAGGGCGAGAACGGTCTCCACGCACCGGTCGGCGAGCCGTGCGGCGCGCTCGTCCGCGACCGTTCCCTCGGCGTAGGTGAAGTTCCACACGAGCTGGTGGTGGCTGGAGTTGACGGTGGCGACGAACGTCCCCACCACCGACAGCGAGGCGACGAACTGCGCGCCCGTCGCACGCCACGGGCCGACCTCGTCCGGGAACGGGAACCGGCCGATGTTGGAGACGCAGAAGTTGATCGGCCCCTTCTCGTCCAGGTGCCGTACGAAGGGCATGGCCTCGGCCAGGTTCCGCGGCCCGGAGAGGCCGATCAGGCGGATCATGGAGAACTGCTCGCCGCGGGCCTTGCGCGCCCTGAGGTCCGTGCTGATCTCCCGGGCCGTCTCCCACAGCGGGCGGGCCGCCGCGTGCTCGACGAGCGACGGGATCGTCGCCACGTAGCTGCCCACGTCGTCCGGGTCCACCGCCGGTTCGAGGTCGCCGCGGAAGTCGACCGGCGAGCCGATCGAGTACCACGTCCCGTCGGCGGCCCCGGCGTCCGTCGCGACGGCGTGCACCATCGCGGCGGTGAGCACCCCGTGGACCGTGACCCCGCGGGCGCGGCACGTGCGGGCGAGGCTCTCCAGCGCCGCCCCGTCCAGCGCCCGGTGCAGGAAGCGGGTGCGGCGCCGCTCGAACGGCACGGCCTCGTCGGCGTCGACGCGGCGGGGCGCCAGGCGCAGCAGGTCGGCCTCGTCCCGGTCGGCCTTCGCCCTCGCCGGTGCCTCGCCCGCCGTGCCGCGGTGCCCGGCCGGGAAGAGGTCCTCGGCCGGGGGCAGGACGGCACGCGCCCCGACCGGCAGGCCGGCCGCGAGCTCGGCCCACTGGCGCAGCAGGGAGATGACCGTCGTGCCGTCGGCGATGACGTGCAGCAGGCTCAGGATCAGGTCGTGCGTGCCGCCGTCGGGTCCGGGCGAGGTGAGCACGGTGGCCGTGGCGAGCGGCCCGGCGCGCCAGTCGACGCGGCCGTTGACGAGCTCCCGGTCGATCACCCGCTGCCACGCGTCACCGGCCGCCGGGTCGTCCAGGACGCGGTGGTCGAGCGGGATGGGGCGGTCGACCACCGGTGTGAACCGGGGCTCCTCCCCGGGCCCGCCGGGCTCGATCGCCACGCGCAGCAGCGGGTGGCGGGCCTGGAGCGCGGTCAGTGCCGAGCGGAGCGCCGCCCCGGTGACCGGGCCGTGCAGGCGGACCCGCCCGACCACGTTCAGCGGTGCGATCCGGTCGGCTATCCAGTACCAGCGCTCCAGCGGGCTGAGCTCCCGCCGCACCTCGGGGGCGCTCGCCGGGGGCGCCGGGGGCGCGGAGTCCGGGGACGTGGTGGGTGTCGTGGACATGTGTGCCTCCACCGGGTGGTCAGTCGACGGGCGACGCGTCGAGCGGCCGGAACATGGCCGCGCTGGCCCGCGTCTCCGGGGTGGTCTGCCAGGGCGGGTTGGTGCCGAAGGCGAGCAGCACCTTCTCCCCGTCGGCGCGGAAGGTGACCGGGTCGCCCTTCTCCACCCACACCATCTCGTGCGGGCCGGCGGACACGGACCCGCCCTCGAAGTCGACGGCGAACCGGCCCGACAGGACGACGATGAACTCGTCGTAGCTGGGCACCCACTCCATGACGTCGCCGGGGTACAGGCAGGCGTACCCGGCGCCCATCGACTTCGGCACCCCGTCGTCGGCCAGGTCGCCGATGTAGATGCGGGTGTCGGCGAACCGCTGCCAGTTCGCCCGCTCGGTGTCGTACTTGTGCGCGGCCATGGTGCTCTCCCCTCGGTGGTCTCCGCGTCACACGAGCGGAGAGATCTGCTCCTCGACGCCCAGCAGGGCCTTCCCGTACATCTCCTTGATCATTTCGGGCTGCAGGATGGCGTGCCGGGCGCCCACCCCGGAGTCCCGCCAGATCCGCTGCAGCGGACTGGCGTCGGCGAAGCTGCCGGCGCCGTGCGCGGTCAGCAGGATGCCGATCGCCTCGGTGATGTGCCCGACCGCGCCGCTGAGGTCCGACCGCGCCCGGAGCCGGCCCAGGGCGTCCAGGGACTCGCCGCGCGCCGCCGCCGCGTCGATGTCGGCGGCGGCGCGGTGGACGTGCAGGTGCGCGGTGTCGATCTTCTGCGCCGCCTCCGCGACCCGCAGCTGGAAGGCCGCCGAGTCGCGCTGCTTCTCGAAGAAGGTGAAGGTGATGGCCTTGTCGGCGGCCTTGGCCGTGACCAGGTCCAGCGCCGCGCGGCCGAGGCCGAGCTGCGGGGCGACCAGCGGGGCGCCGGTGAGGAACTGCACGAAGGCCGAGCGGGGCAGGGCGCCGCCGGTGCGCTGGGGCGGGTACTCGCCCGCCATCGCCTTCGGCACCGACAGGACGCGGTGCTCCGGTACGAAGACGTCGGTGGCCACCACGCAGTTGCTGCCGGTGGCGCGCATCCCGGCGACGAACCAGCTCTCCTCCACCGTGTAGTCGGTGGCGGGCAGCAGCGCCATGCCCTGGTCGACGATCCGGCCGGTGGAGTCCGGGACCGGGAAGCCGATCAGGGCCCACTCGGCGTGCCAGGCGCCGGAGGCGTAGTGCCAGCGGCCCGAGACCCGGAAGCCGCCCTCGACCCGCTCGGCGGTCGCGCTCGGCGTGAGCACACCGGACACCTTCGCCTCCGGGTCCGCGCCGAACACCTCGTCCTGCGCCCGCTCCGGGAACAGGCTGACGACCCAGGCCACCGAGTTGCACACCGAGACCACCCAGGAACTGCTGCCGTCCCCCTCGGCGAGGGTCGCGGACACGTCGATCAGCGTGCGCAGGGAGGCCTCGTGGCCGCCGTACCGCTTCGGCACGGCCAGCTTGAACATCCCGCCGTCCACGAGGGCCTTCACGGACTCCTCGGGAAGCCGGCGGTCGCGCTCCCCCTGCTCGGAGTTGCGCGCGAGGGTCGGGACCAGTTCCCGTGCGGTGCGGAGCAGGTCGGACGACTCGGGGGAGACGGAGCCTTGACGGGTCGGGGTGACGGTCATGGGATTCTCCATGTCAGCGGGCGAAGGCCGCGATCTGGTCGGTGATGGAAAAGTCCTGCCGGGGTGCGAGTGCGCAGTGCGTGCCGAAGGTCCGGCGGCCGTACACGAGCGGCGCCCCGCCCCGCGTGCCGCCGACGCGGGACACCAGGCCGAGCAGCAGCACGTGGTCCCCGCCGGCGACGAACCGCTGCGGGAGGCACACGAGCCAGCCCGGCGCGTCCCGCAGCCGCGGCAGCCCCTCGTCCGGGTACCACGCGACGCCGGCGAACCGGTCGGCGGCCGGGGTGGCGAACGCGAGGGCCGTGGCGGCCTGTTCGGCGCCGAGCAGGTTGACCCCGAACCGCCCGGCCCGCCGGATCTTCGGCAGCAGGCCGGAGCGGTGGTCCAGCGCGATCGTCACCATGGGCGGGCGCAGGGACAGCGAGGTGAGCGAGCCGACCGTCGTGCCGTGGGGCAGGCCGTCCGCCATCGCCGTGACCACCGCCACGGGGGTGCAGACGTCGGCCATGAAGTCCTTGAACTCGTCCTCCGTAACCATTCCTTCTTCCCAGGGTGTGAAGGGGTCGGGCGCTTCTCGCGTGGTGTCCGTACAGGAGGGGGCCGGGGAAAGCGGACGAGCGGAGAGGGGACGCGCGGAAGCGGGGGAATCCCCCGGCGGGCTCCCCGGCCGCCACGAGGGCCGGACGTGCCGCGGGAACGGGGGCGCGTGCGACGAGGCCGGCGTTTCCCCCGGACTCGGCCCCGCTCACGCTATCCAGGGGGCCGGGGCACGTCCATCGCGTCGAATCGGCACTACTCGAACGCGCAGTCGGCCCCGGCCCGGCGGCTACCCCGGCTGCCGCTCCAGCGGCCCGGGCGCCCCCACGGAGGCGGTGATCGCGCTGAACCGGCGGTCCATCAGGGCGTCGGGCAGCAGTCGCGCCAGGCGGCCCATCCGGCGTGCGTCCGCGCCGACCCAGTACCGGGTGCGGGGACGCGCGTCGGTCAGGGCGCGGAAGACCGCGCGGGCGAAGTCCTCGGGCGTGGTCCGGCTCGCCAGGGCCTGCTGCGCGTTGCCGGCCATGAACGCCTGGAAGGCGGACCGGTACAGCTCGGCCACGGCCGGGGGAGCGCCGTCCAGCACCCGGTCGCCCGCCTCGGACACCTTGTTCCAGATCGGTGTGAGGATGGCGCCCGGTGCCACGGTCGACACGCGCACCCCGCTGGGCGTCAGCTCGCGCCGCAGGGCGTCGCTCAGCGCCTCCTTGGCGAACTGCGCCGTGGAGTACGCCCCGAGGAACGGGACGGCGGCCTTGCCGAGGCCGGAGGTGACGTTGACGATCCGCCCGCGCGAGCGGCGCAGCAGCGGCAGGTGCGCGCGGATCACCCCGAGGTGCCCGACCACGTTGACGTCGAGCTGCCGGCGGAACTGGTCGCCGTCGACGCACTCCAGCGGCCCCGGTACGCAGATGCCCGCGTTGTTCACCAGGCCCCGCAGCCCGCCGTACTCGCGCTCGGCGAGCTCCGCGGAGGCCCGCACGGACGCGTCGTCGGTGATGTCGACGAGGGCGTAGCGGAGCCGGCCGTGCAGCGACTCGGCGAGCAGCTTCTCCCCGTCCTCGGCCCGCCGCACCCCCGCCAGCACCCGGAAGCCGCGGTGCTCCAGCTCCAGGGCGCACTCCCGGCCCAGCCCGGACGAGGCGCCGGTGACCAGCACCGCCCCGCTCGCCGGGAGTTGCCCGCGCCCCGCGATCCCGCTCATGGCCCGCCCCCTCATCGGCCCGCCCCCGCGCCCGCGCCGGGCAGGCCCGCGCCCGGGAAGGTCAGGGCGGGCTCCAGCTTGCCCACCAGGTTCCGGTGCGACATCCACCGGAAGTACGCGTCGCGCACCCGGCGGCGCACCGGTCCCTGCGACTGCTCGAAGTCGCTGATCGACCGGGTGGCCTCCACGATCATCCGCGTACGGTCGTACCGCGCGGCCTCGTAGCCGCGCAGCCCGCTCGGCACGTCCGGGGCGGCCCGCAGGTGCTGCGCCAGGACGGCGGCGTCCTCCATCGCCATGGCCGAGCCCTGCCCGAGGCTGGTGAGCATCGGGTGGGCGGCGTCCCCGAGCAGGGTCACCGGCCCGGTGCCCCAGGGCCGCAGGAACGGCCGGTCGCGGGTGTTCAGCGTCAGCAGGTCCTCCTGCGGCGTCACCCGGATCGCCTCGCGGACCTCGTCCGGCCAGCCGGAGTAGGCGTCGAGCACCCCGGCCTTGCCGCCGTCCCAGGTGCTGGACTCGGCGAACGGCATGTTCTTCGTGCCCCACCAGTAGAGCCGGCCCCGGCCGATGTCGACCAGGCCGAACCGCATCCCGTCGCCCCACAGGTGCACCACGGAGCCGGGCGCGAACCGGGGGTGGCTGTACTCGGTGATGCCCAGCCAGGCGATGTACCCGCTGTCGCGGACCGGCTCGTCGGGTCCGGCGATCTGCCGCCGGATCGCCGAGTTGAACCCGTCGGCGCCGACCAGGAGGTCGGCCTCGGCCCACCGGCCGCCGGCGAAGCGCACCCGCGCCCGGTCGCCGGCCACCTCGAAGCGCTCGGCGGCCGAGTCGAGGGTGACGGGGATGTCCGCCGCCGCGTCGAGGAGCGCGGCCAGCAGGTCGGCCCGGCTGATGCACACGCACGGGACCCCGATCCGCCGGGTGATCTCGGGGAAGGGGAACTCCCGTATCAGCCTGCCCTTCCAGTCCTTGACGTGGTACGTCTCCATCACCCGGCCGCGCTTCTCCAGGCCGAGGTCGATGTCGAGGGTGGCGAGCGCCGCCGTGGCGTTGCTCATCACGGAGAGGCCGAAGCCGGCGGCCCGCAGCTCCGGGGCCCGCTCGAACACCTCCACGTCGAAGCCCACGCGGCGCAGCGCGATGGCCGTGGTGAGCCCGCCGATGCCCGCACCGATGACGATGGCCGTCCTTGTCCCATTCATGTCAGCGCTGCCCGCTTTCGCTCGTCCGCAGTCCGATGGCGTTCAGTACCGTGCCGACGATGTCCGACACGCGCGGTTCCTCCATGATCGTCAGGTGGTCGCCCTCGACCTCGACCACGGTGAGGCGGCCGGAGGTGCGGTCCCGCCACCCGTTGGCCGGGTCGGCGTGCATGCTGTCGATCGCCGTGTGCATCTCCAGCAGCACCCCGGGCAGCGGGTCCCTGGCCTTGACGAGCACCAGGTCGAAGTCGACGGTGCCGGGCCGGTAGTCGAAGGCCGCGCGCCAGTTCGCCTCGTACACCTTGAACAGCCGGCGTACGACGGCGTCGCCGCTGCCCGCGGGCAGGACGCCCTCGTCGACCGCGAGCCTGGTCATGAACGCGAACTTCTCGTCCAGCGTGGCCAGTCCGGGCGGCAGGAGGTCCCCGGCCGTGGCACTGCCGTGCTGGAGCCACAGCAGCTCCCAGAAGAACCAGCCGAGCAGCGCCTCGTCGTCGGTCCAGGGCTGCCGGTCCGGGTTGAGCGCCGTCGTGTCCAGGACGACCAGGGAGCCGACGCTCTCCCCCGCGGCGTGCAGCTGGCGGGCCATCTCGAAGGCGACGAACCCGCCGAAGGACCAGCCGCCCAGGTGGTACGGGCCGGTCGGCTGGACCCGGCGCATCGCCTCGACGTAGCCGGCCGCCAGCTTCTCGATGCCGCGCACCGGCTCCGTGCCGACGTCCGCGCCGGCCGCCTGGAAGGCGTAGAAGGGCTGGTCCTCCGGCAGGTGCTTGGCGAACGGCACGTAGCAGAGCACGTTGCCGCCCATGGGGTGCGCGAAGAACAGCGGAGGCCGCTTCCCCTGCGGCCGGATCGCCACCAGCGGGTCGAAGCCGGTCGCCCCGGTGCCCGCCGCGCGGAGCCGCCCGGCCAGTTCGGCCACGGTCGGCGCCACGATGAAGTCCGACAGCGGGACCACGGCGCCGAACCGTTCCTCCATGAGGACGACCAGGCGCATCGCCGTGATGGAGGTGGCACCGAGGTCGAACAGGTTGTCGTGCACCCCCACCTCGGGCACCTGGAGCAGATCGGCCAGCATCTCCGCCAGGGCCCGCTCGTGGGCGTCCCGCGGCGCGGTGCGCCCGGTCCGCTCCTCGGCGGTCAGCGGCATCTCGCGCAGGGCGGCCTCGTCGCGCTTGCCGTTCGGCGTGAGCGGGATGGCGGGCAGCCAGGCGAAGTGCGCGGGCACCATGTAGTCCGGCAGCTTCGCGCGCAGGTGCCGCCGCAGCCCGTCCAGGTCCGCGCGCTCCGCGTCGCCGACCAGGAAGGCGGCCAGGAAGGCGTCGCCCGCCGCGTTCCGCCGGGCGACCACGGCGATGTCGGTGACCGCGCCGGGCTCCCCGGCCGCGGCCTCCGCGGCCACCAGCTCCACCTCCGCCGGCTCGACCCGGTAACCGCGGATCTTGACCTGCCGGTCGGCGCGGCCGAGGCAGACCACGTTCCCGTCGGGCATCACCATGCCGACGTCACCCGTCCGGTACAGCAGCCCGCCCCCGGCGGGGTCGGGCACGAACCGCTCCTGCGTCAGGTCCGGCCGGCCGGCGTAGCCGCTGGCCAGGCCCGCCCCACCGACGAAGATCTCGCCCCGGCAGCCGACCGGGACGGGGCGCATCCGCTCGTCCAGGACCAGCAGCCGGGCCCCGTGGATCGGCTGGCCGACAGGCGGCAGCGCGGGGAAGGACTCCGGGTCGCCGGTCATCTCGTGGAACGCCGCGGCGTGGGTCTCGGTGGGCCCGTAGTGGTTGTCCAGCACGAGGCCGTCGAGGCGGGCGCAGAAGCGGCGGATGTCCTCCGTCATCCGGAACTGCTCGCCCGAGGAGCACAGGACGCGCAGGTGACGCGGCACCAGGCCGAGCGCGTTGGACGCCTCCGCCATCTGCTGGAGGGCCACGTAGGGCAGGTGCATCCGCTCCACCCGCTCCCGGTCGAGCAGCCGCAGCAGCCCCGGCATGTCCCGCCGCAGCTCCTCCGGGATGACGACCAGCGTCCCGCCCCCGCACAGCGTGGAGTACAGCTCCTGGAACGAGACGTCGAAGCTGAGCGCGGCGTACTGCAGCGTCCGGGCCCCCTCGGCGGTGCTGGCGATCCCGTTCTGCCAGGCCACCAGGTTGGACATCGAGCGGTACGGCGCCGACACGCCCTTCGGCCGTCCCGTCGAGCCCGAGGTGAACAGCAGGTACACCTCGGCGTCCTCGGAGACCTCCGGCAGCTCCGCCGCCTCCTCGGCCCCGGCGCCGGCCTCGTCCAGGGAGTCGTACGGGACCGTCCGCACCGAGGCGTCCAGCAGGTCCCCGTGCTCCCCGTCGACCACGACGACGGCCGGCCGGCCCTGCTCGATCATGGCCCGCAGCCGGTCCACCGGATAGGCGGTGTCCAGCGGCACGGCCGAGCACCCGGCCTTCGCCGTGGCCAGCGTCGCGGCGACGGTCCGCGGCGAGCGCCCCATGGCGATGCCGACCCGGTCGCCGGGAGCGACCCCCGCCTCCAGCAGGCCCACCGCGATCCGGGTGGCGATCCGGTCCAGCTCCGCGTAGGTCCACGTCAGGCCCTCGGCCACCACCGCCTCGGCCTCCGGCGAGCGGCGCACCACGTCCTCGAAGGCGCGCACCACGTTCGTCCGGGGCCGCTCGGTCCGCGGGGCCCGCGGCGGCGGCGCGAG is a window encoding:
- a CDS encoding phthiocerol/phthiodiolone dimycocerosyl transferase family protein encodes the protein MSTTPTTSPDSAPPAPPASAPEVRRELSPLERWYWIADRIAPLNVVGRVRLHGPVTGAALRSALTALQARHPLLRVAIEPGGPGEEPRFTPVVDRPIPLDHRVLDDPAAGDAWQRVIDRELVNGRVDWRAGPLATATVLTSPGPDGGTHDLILSLLHVIADGTTVISLLRQWAELAAGLPVGARAVLPPAEDLFPAGHRGTAGEAPARAKADRDEADLLRLAPRRVDADEAVPFERRRTRFLHRALDGAALESLARTCRARGVTVHGVLTAAMVHAVATDAGAADGTWYSIGSPVDFRGDLEPAVDPDDVGSYVATIPSLVEHAAARPLWETAREISTDLRARKARGEQFSMIRLIGLSGPRNLAEAMPFVRHLDEKGPINFCVSNIGRFPFPDEVGPWRATGAQFVASLSVVGTFVATVNSSHHQLVWNFTYAEGTVADERAARLADRCVETVLALVRAAD
- a CDS encoding SDR family oxidoreductase; the encoded protein is MSGIAGRGQLPASGAVLVTGASSGLGRECALELEHRGFRVLAGVRRAEDGEKLLAESLHGRLRYALVDITDDASVRASAELAEREYGGLRGLVNNAGICVPGPLECVDGDQFRRQLDVNVVGHLGVIRAHLPLLRRSRGRIVNVTSGLGKAAVPFLGAYSTAQFAKEALSDALRRELTPSGVRVSTVAPGAILTPIWNKVSEAGDRVLDGAPPAVAELYRSAFQAFMAGNAQQALASRTTPEDFARAVFRALTDARPRTRYWVGADARRMGRLARLLPDALMDRRFSAITASVGAPGPLERQPG
- a CDS encoding acyl-CoA dehydrogenase family protein, with amino-acid sequence MTVTPTRQGSVSPESSDLLRTARELVPTLARNSEQGERDRRLPEESVKALVDGGMFKLAVPKRYGGHEASLRTLIDVSATLAEGDGSSSWVVSVCNSVAWVVSLFPERAQDEVFGADPEAKVSGVLTPSATAERVEGGFRVSGRWHYASGAWHAEWALIGFPVPDSTGRIVDQGMALLPATDYTVEESWFVAGMRATGSNCVVATDVFVPEHRVLSVPKAMAGEYPPQRTGGALPRSAFVQFLTGAPLVAPQLGLGRAALDLVTAKAADKAITFTFFEKQRDSAAFQLRVAEAAQKIDTAHLHVHRAAADIDAAAARGESLDALGRLRARSDLSGAVGHITEAIGILLTAHGAGSFADASPLQRIWRDSGVGARHAILQPEMIKEMYGKALLGVEEQISPLV
- a CDS encoding flavin reductase family protein, translated to MVTEDEFKDFMADVCTPVAVVTAMADGLPHGTTVGSLTSLSLRPPMVTIALDHRSGLLPKIRRAGRFGVNLLGAEQAATALAFATPAADRFAGVAWYPDEGLPRLRDAPGWLVCLPQRFVAGGDHVLLLGLVSRVGGTRGGAPLVYGRRTFGTHCALAPRQDFSITDQIAAFAR
- a CDS encoding FAD-dependent monooxygenase, coding for MNGTRTAIVIGAGIGGLTTAIALRRVGFDVEVFERAPELRAAGFGLSVMSNATAALATLDIDLGLEKRGRVMETYHVKDWKGRLIREFPFPEITRRIGVPCVCISRADLLAALLDAAADIPVTLDSAAERFEVAGDRARVRFAGGRWAEADLLVGADGFNSAIRRQIAGPDEPVRDSGYIAWLGITEYSHPRFAPGSVVHLWGDGMRFGLVDIGRGRLYWWGTKNMPFAESSTWDGGKAGVLDAYSGWPDEVREAIRVTPQEDLLTLNTRDRPFLRPWGTGPVTLLGDAAHPMLTSLGQGSAMAMEDAAVLAQHLRAAPDVPSGLRGYEAARYDRTRMIVEATRSISDFEQSQGPVRRRVRDAYFRWMSHRNLVGKLEPALTFPGAGLPGAGAGAGR